In the Oncorhynchus tshawytscha isolate Ot180627B linkage group LG17, Otsh_v2.0, whole genome shotgun sequence genome, one interval contains:
- the LOC112217259 gene encoding SIN3-HDAC complex-associated factor, with translation MFGFHKPKMYRSLDGCCICRAKSSSSRFTDSKRYERDFPSCFGLSEVRFGEICNACVLLVKRWKKLPAGSIKNWNHVVDAKGSGSSWKTVRSKKMKRARPSQISRVQKELKRHNSDAHSTTSSASPAHSPSYSNQSDEGSDVELSPGATHSPVFSFLDLTYWKRQKVCCGIIYKGRFGEVLLDPHLYKPCCQKKQQHQPKEEGEEEAQASRVNVMRHAPPNSSPPPRVKED, from the exons ATGTTTGGCTTCCACAAGCCCAAGATGTACCGGAGCCTAGACGGTTGCTGTATCTGTCGGGCCAAGTCCTCCAGCTCCCGCTTCACCGACAGCAAGCGCTACGAGAGGGACTTTCCCAGCTGCTTCGG GCTGAGTGAGGTGCGTTTTGGGGAGATCTGTAATGCCTGTGTTCTCCTGGTGAAAAGGTGGAAGAAACTCCCAGCCGGATCCATAAAGAACTGGAATCAT GTTGTCGACGCTAAAGGTTCAGGGTCAAGCTGGAAGACAGTGAGGTCCAAGAAGATGAAGAGAGCCAGGCCAAGCCAGATCAGCCGAGTGCAGAAGGAGCTCAAGCGACACA ACTCTGACGCCCACAGCACCACCTCCAGTGCCTCCCCCGCCCATTCTCCCAGCTACAGCAACCAATCAGACGAGGGCTCGGACGTGGAACTCTCACCAGGTGCCACCCACTCGCCAGTCTTCTCTTTCCTGGACCTCACCTACTGGAAAAG GCAGAAAGTGTGCTGTGGCATCATCTACAAGGGACGCTTCGGAGAGGTACTCTTAGACCCCCACCTCTACAAGCCCTGCTGCCAGAAGAAACAGCAGCACCAGCcaaaagaggaaggagaggaggaagcacAGGCGAGCAGAGTGAATGTGATGCGCCACGCCCCACCGAACAGCTCCCCGCCCCCCCGGGTTAAAGAAGATTag